The genomic segment AGAGAATTAATTGCATGCTCTATAAGGACAGAAATGATAACAAAAACAGCACAAACAAGAGCCACAGCCCATGTTGGTGTCTCTTGAAGAGTCCTTTCTCCCGGACCACCAGCAGCCATGCCTGCCCTAGCTACCCCTGCTTGATCTCCTATAATATTAccttatatgtatatgtatatatacacttATTTTTTTGATGATCAATTGCTTTTTTATAGCTAGTATCACAGTTTGGGAACTTGGGTTTTGATCAGTTTATTATGAGGAGAGGAGAGAATAACTAAATATGCTTAGAATTAATAAGTACTGATAAGTTTGGAATAAGAGAACAATAtgtgaataatatatatatatatatatatatatatcgcgTTGTGTATGGTATAATAGTGTTGTGGTTTTTGTGATTGTCTTATAATTGATGTCTTTTGTGTAATGGGACCAAATGCATGCATTATTACTAGACaataatatcatatatatatatatatatatatgggccgGCTAATTCCATTGTAGCCACATCCGACATAATATTTAGTACCTTAATTTGTAATAGATTTCTACAATAACAACACTTTAGCATTCAACTTTTAAAACAGAGTATAATTAGAAGATTTAGAAACACAAGTATTATTAATTctctataatatatattaattgtgTTTTTTATTAGTTGTTGATGAAGGTGAACGGTTCATTAGAAGATCTAATTAAACACATAAATCTTTCACTAATATTAAGTATATATAACTCCTTTCCCATTGCCCTTTTATTCTCATATGTACTCTATCGATTGCAATTGCTAATCTCATAGGTTCATTTTAAtatagttctctctctctctctctatatatatatatatatatgactttgGACTGGTATTTTTGTTCAAGATATTTtatacaaaataatataattatatatatgtaaaattatacaaatataacataattttatattacttataaataaattacataatattatatattgtatatttgttCTAGGACAAATAGTAATTTTTCTCCCTGAACTATAGGTTTTGTAGAATTTTGCCCCCTAAATTATTTTTTGTGCCAAAAAAACTCCTTGATGAACTATGAAAATCATTGCTAACATGTCTTTTTTGTTACAAATTGTTCATTTTTTAAGCAATTTGTTATGCAGCCACATGTCACATGCATAGTTACAGTACGATAGTCTATTTAGCTAACTAAAATTAGCCAAAATCGAGTTTATTAACgttaaatatacaaaaattagttctaaaaatgcacatacatatttttaaaatttatcatTATATCactatgtatgtatgtatttgtCTGTTTGGATTATCGAATCCTACCACATTAGCGCAACATTAGTACTTCATGAgcaaattgtttttaaaaatgaaCGAAATACAATATAAGAGTCACATTTACAATAGTTACTATAATTCAAGGGGGATTTTTGTCACGAAAAAAATTTCAGGGACAAAAAtctataaaagccatattttagGGGGAAATTTCCAATTTGCCCTTTATTCTATAATACAACGATTTCGAAGGGGACTTCATCCTATACATGTCAAAAGTTGATATTATATATTTGCAAATCATATATATCAAAAGATTTTCTTGTCTTTTTATAATTACTTCGATAAATCTTATGATGAGATCTTCACTTTATTTAGTTGTTGGAATTAAGTTGATGAGAGAATATTTATGGAAGTATCCGATGTTTAAACAAATATAGTATTAAGAACTAACAACAACCAAGGAAGCGgctgttttattatttattttgactGACTATTCAAAGCATAGTATTATGAGGAACTTACCTCTACATTTCttccaaaaattaaaaactatactttttatttttaatgatattggtatatatttagtatatatatttaccAAATTATTAGGGCATCTTAAATGGAGTACTAATTAAATTAGTAATATATTACTGTATTTTAGcattttataaaagaaagatGCTTTAATGGTGTACAAAATTTGACACATTAATAAATGTACTTTTATACTTACAATACTATTAGTGAAAACAAAAATAtaagaatcattattgatattttaTCGTTTCGTATCAATTTACATCATAAAATGTTATTTTTGTATTGCAGCACAATGTCAAATATTGTGttaaatatatatcatattatacaATTTTCATACcaaatttaacataatatttaaatcttgaattgAAGATGGTCTTAGTTTTTTATAATAGTCGAGGGGGTTTGTTGTGTATCCATAGATAGGGTAGAATGAACGTAATAAATAGAGTAATATTTGATCTTAGAATATTATTATAGCATTTTATGGTGTCCAACGCCACTTAACGTGACATGCTATTGTTAGTGCAATTTAATATGAGATTAAATATTAAATTGTACTAATCATAGCATGGCATCTTGTAGCAATACTTATGATGTTATAAGCTAGTTGATGTCCTTCTTTCTATTAGATGTGAAAACAATTATTAGTGATTatggtattttaaaattatatatatttaaaaaaataatcgtAAAAATTCATAAATATAGCTTTTATGCTATTACTATACAAAAAAATGAGGattatattttcttaatttatataaaaaaatttattaaagaaaaaaaataaaatatgagaaACACAATTGCTAAGTGACTAAATATgagaaacttgattaagagtaaaacaaTGACATAAAACAACTTTCAtacaaaaatataggaaaataaattcataaaagcAAAAATTCTTAGAAAAAGCcatagaataattttttttttttttgaaaaaaattcatatttttgcaaattttattaaaatgtaatttcctaaaaaaaatgaattatttTGTTACCAATCGAGCTTACGCCTTACAATAGCAATTGGGCTATTAGGCCCATTTATTTGTGTTGTGTGGTCTAAATCCAACAGGCCCACGAAGCATTGATAAGATAATCTCACGACAAAACCATTTTtttgaaaaatgaagaagaaaacaCATTCAGCAGAAAAAAGAAATCATAATTATTACATTAAATAAGTTAGTTTTGATCCAAAGAAATGAAATGACTGAAGCTTAGATATTATCGCCACTGCTATttgtttttctcctccaaaaactatACCCGCTcctctccctctctttctctctctctctctctctcttcaatcTGTTCTCGCAAGCCCAAACCATGACTGCTATTTCCAACTCCTTGATTCTAACTAAGAATCAAGCCCTTCATTTTTCCTCTGGTAttgattatttttgttgttgttgttgttgtttttggttGATAATTAGTATTTTTCTGCGTTTTTTGCAATGTGATTTTCGTTCTTTTAATTAATGTAATTAGATCAACGGGGCAAAATTAAATTCTATATCGGATTCAGCTGATTTAAAATAGGGAAATAGTTTGAGGGCAGGGGAATAGAATTAGTTTTAGTTTATGCAGATTTTCAAATTGTGGTAAGTGGGAGAAGCAATTTGTGGAATTGGGTTTGGGATGGAATGGGAATAGCTCAATGGGGATGTTTGGAAGAGTGCCATTAGCTCAAGCCCTTCACTTTTCGTCTGGtattgatatttaaaaaaaaaaaaaaaaaagattatttgTTGTTTCGGCTGATAATTTGCATGCTTCTGTGTTTTTTGTAATGTGATTTTCGTTCTTTAGTTTTACCTTGCTTAAGCTCAACTCGAAAAAATCAAATTCTATGAGTATCGGATGCAACTGATCTAAAAAAGTAAAATAGTAGCTTGGGAACATAGTTGTATGTATCTTCAAGTTGTGCTAAGGGGAAAAAAACAATTTGTGGGATTGGGTTAGTGATGGAATTGGGAATAGCTCGTTGGGGATATTTGAAAGAGTGCCATCAGGTGATTCTTATGTGGGGTTTCGGGAATTTTGAATATTTCGATTGGTGTAATTGGTTATGGCAGGATCTCCTCTGAAGCGATCCAACGAATGTTTGGGGAGTGCAAACTTGTCTTTCAATTTCAATCCCAAGCGTGCTGAGAAGCCTCAACTTTCTATATCCAGAAAGTCCTTGGCAGTTCAAGCTGCCTATAGGTATATATATCTCCTTGGTTTGGTTTCCTTATGGTATGCTGGTCTAAAATGCTTTACATGTTACTCGCTCAGCTCGAGTTTTGCTGCTATGGATTTGTTTGTGTACTTGAAGAACTCAATCTGCTGTAGCATTTATGAACAAATAGCTAGGTTTTGCTTACTCCATGTTTTAATTTCAGCAAAGATATGGTTAATTTTAAACTTTCTCAAGATTTTACTCTCTTTGTATGTGTGTGTATTTAGAGATATTTTTTCCTGCTTATGAAAAAAAAGAATAATGGATCTTCATCCTTCGTGTACTAATGTTTCGTGAAGCTGCTTGATAGCTTGTTTTCATATGAATTAAATTATTCCTAATGGTAAAGAGATCTCTAATAAATGTCATTTCTCCATATCTCACTTGATTTTTGGAAGTGTCTAGAAAAAATGTTTCTGAAAATTGAAATTCCCTTCCTGCATTGTTTGCTCCCCGTTGCTTCACAAATATGATTTTACATGGGGTTCTAATGCGTGACTCCTATTTGTCTGATTACAGTGATGGTGGCAGGCCAAGTAGTGCAAGCATCTTTATTGGTGGCTTTGTTCTGGGAGGAATTATAGTTGGCACACTGGGTTGTGTATACGCACCTCAGGTTTTACCCGTTACCTATTGCCTTGTTTAGTGGAAATGTGAAGAAATGTTGGGTAGTGTGAAGAAATGTCATTGATAACATATGTAATATCTATCTACTGTATTACGATTGTATATTTATACATGTGGCTATGTTATTATTTAGTAGCTGGTTTATGTGAAATTTTCATGTATTGAAGATTTTTGGATATTGGTTGTTGCCTCACATTTATGGCCGTGTGCAGCTAAGGAACTTAGATAAGTATCTTAATCTTTTGTCCGTATAATATAACAGATCAGTAAAGCCCTGACTGCAACTGACCGAAAGGATTTAATGAGGAAACTGCCCAAATTCATCTATGACGAGGAAAAGGCTTTGGAGGTGAGAAGTTGTTCTCGACTCTGTTTTCTTGAATGCTTTGACATTCTTCTCCGTTCGTTAATGTGCTACTTACCTGGTTTATTTTGTGTCCTGTTTATATCATTTGCTGCTTTCGTTACTCTTTAGAATTACACTTTATGGTTTAAATTAGACATTCTTGTTGACTGTTTATGCCATAAATTATCATGAGGCATTGTTCTTGAAACACTTAATTGTGTATCATGAGCTGTAATATTTTTCGAATCGCAAAACAAAATTCATTTCCtccttttgtttatatttgtttgtCTTTCAAATGATGCATGTAAAATATTGACCAATATTGATACCATTTTTGCATGACCGTTCTTACATGAAATAACATTTTGTGCAAATTTTACTTCAGAAAACTCGAAAAGTATTGGCTGAGAAGATCGCACAACTCAACTCTGCCATAGATGATGTTTCTTCTCAGCTCCGATCAGAAGACGGCCCTAATGGAGTAGCTGTGAGCTCGGATGAAATTGAAGCCACCATATAAGACTGATCTCAGTCGCAATATGGTACCAGTTTCTGATAAAATAATAATTGAACTTCTCGCAAAGTAGTGAACCATGTGCTCATGAATCATTATAGATTATCATTTGGGAGTATTAGTTCTTAGCTTGGGAATATAGATTTTCTGTTGTTGTTCGAACATGTTGGTCTCAGAATTGCTAATATTTGAATGGTGTACTCACTTTTCTTGCTACTTTCTTTTGTGCATATTACCAAAATGAATGAGCTGGAGATAGATTTGCCCCTTGCTGCCATGAATAAGGACTTGTGTGATAAAAACTCAAGTCTTTTTCTGTTACCACAAATCGTTAATCACTTATTGCCCTTTCAATGGCAGCGATATTCTACTTTTGGGATGCTGTAAATTGTGGAAGAAAGTTGTTTTAACAATGTAAATGGCCAGCTTAATTTGAGTAGCAGGCTCTATTATCTTAATCAAGGTTGaagtaaaaaaaacatattatgaTTGTTATCAATTGAAGTAATAAGACCTACATCCTTGACTTAAATTTCAGGCTTTCAATGCTTTGGTTTCAATTAACAGATAAAAACCAATGCATTTTCCACCATCCACCATGATTTATTTTCAGCCATAAATCTTTCAAAACAAGAAAATCTCATTTGGATGGATAAAGGAGCCTTTCCTTCTTGTTCAATAGACTTTTGCAAGTGGAGCAATTGGACACCTACGTTTTGACATAATTATAGCCACTATGAGCTTTGAGAAATGGTAAGGGACACCactggtgcccaacaccacaagaATGTGATATACACTATTGTTGCAATCtacacatttgaatttaataagtattataaaaTATTGCTAACCAATTATAGTTTGTCACCTCATGTGGTGTAGGTGTTGGACATCTTAATGTGATAAATAGCAATACTCATGAGCTTTTGCTattgaaaaataaacataaaaaaattaaagggTAATAAAGTAAAAGACTAAAAAGGAGAGTGTGAATGATCTGAGGTTCATATTATTTTATGACCTTATCTTATAAATCATCTTGATTCATTTTCTCCACACATTCGTCCAATACATTTGAGACCATAATTTGTAATTCAAACATTAATAtatgaataaaagaaaaataaacataacacaACATTAGAAGAAAGCTCGTAGTAACTATAAAAACGAATTCAACTAAATAGAGAGAAGAGTTAGTAAGCTAGCTCTTCTAGTTTTGCAGCCATGGCATCCCATG from the Humulus lupulus chromosome X, drHumLupu1.1, whole genome shotgun sequence genome contains:
- the LOC133803278 gene encoding uncharacterized protein LOC133803278, with amino-acid sequence MTAISNSLILTKNQALHFSSGSPLKRSNECLGSANLSFNFNPKRAEKPQLSISRKSLAVQAAYSDGGRPSSASIFIGGFVLGGIIVGTLGCVYAPQISKALTATDRKDLMRKLPKFIYDEEKALEKTRKVLAEKIAQLNSAIDDVSSQLRSEDGPNGVAVSSDEIEATI